The following are from one region of the Paenibacillus protaetiae genome:
- the hisIE gene encoding bifunctional phosphoribosyl-AMP cyclohydrolase/phosphoribosyl-ATP diphosphatase HisIE, with protein MTADQIKWDEAGLVPAIVQDDLTKEVLMMAYMNKESLAKSVETGETWFWSRSRGELWNKGATSGHKQRIRSMAYDCDGDTLLVRVEQQGPACHTGSYSCFFNPIETAGSSSEAAAEAAAGDRFGALGRLESIIAKRYAERPEGSYTTYLFEKGVDKILKKVGEESAEVIIAAKNKDNNELRMEASDLIFHLMVLLRERGLSIDELLRELDERHGKPTTNKMR; from the coding sequence ATGACAGCGGATCAAATTAAATGGGACGAAGCGGGGCTTGTACCGGCTATCGTGCAGGACGATCTAACCAAAGAAGTGCTGATGATGGCCTATATGAACAAGGAATCGCTGGCAAAATCGGTTGAGACAGGCGAGACCTGGTTCTGGAGCCGTTCGCGCGGCGAATTGTGGAATAAAGGAGCGACCAGCGGCCATAAGCAGCGCATCCGCTCCATGGCGTATGATTGCGACGGCGATACGCTGCTTGTCCGCGTAGAACAGCAAGGGCCGGCTTGTCATACCGGCAGCTACAGCTGCTTTTTTAACCCGATCGAAACGGCGGGTTCATCGTCCGAAGCGGCGGCAGAGGCAGCTGCAGGCGACCGCTTTGGCGCGCTGGGACGCCTGGAGTCGATTATCGCGAAGCGTTATGCGGAGCGCCCGGAAGGCTCGTACACGACGTATCTGTTCGAGAAGGGCGTCGATAAAATTTTGAAAAAAGTCGGCGAGGAATCGGCGGAAGTCATTATCGCAGCGAAAAATAAGGACAACAACGAGCTTCGTATGGAAGCAAGCGACCTTATTTTTCACTTGATGGTGCTGCTGCGCGAGCGCGGCTTGTCCATCGACGAGCTGCTGCGCGAGCTGGATGAGCGCCACGGCAAGCCGACGACCAACAAAATGAGATAG
- the hisA gene encoding 1-(5-phosphoribosyl)-5-[(5-phosphoribosylamino)methylideneamino]imidazole-4-carboxamide isomerase: protein MSTFTIYPAIDIRGGKAVRLIQGDYNQETVYNDSPVAAAKDWQAAGAAWIHLVDLDGAKEGRPANAELIGQIAKSVNVPVQVGGGLRTMEDVEKLIELGVSRVILGTAAIEDREFVKKVLARYGDKVAIGIDARNGYVATRGWLETSEVKAEQLAVELAAQGASTFIFTDISRDGMMKGPNTEAIVELARVSRSNVIASGGVSVMDDLVKLAQHRADGVAGAIVGKALYTGSINLADAIQRLA, encoded by the coding sequence ATGTCTACTTTTACCATATATCCGGCCATCGACATTCGCGGCGGCAAAGCGGTACGCCTGATTCAAGGCGATTACAATCAGGAGACGGTGTATAACGACAGCCCTGTTGCAGCGGCTAAAGACTGGCAGGCAGCTGGCGCGGCTTGGATTCATCTCGTCGACCTGGATGGCGCAAAGGAGGGGCGTCCGGCCAATGCCGAGCTGATCGGGCAGATTGCGAAGTCGGTTAACGTTCCGGTGCAGGTGGGCGGCGGACTGCGCACGATGGAGGATGTCGAGAAGCTGATTGAGCTGGGCGTCTCCCGTGTCATTTTGGGTACGGCTGCGATTGAGGACCGTGAATTCGTGAAAAAGGTGCTGGCGCGCTACGGCGACAAGGTGGCGATTGGCATTGATGCGCGAAACGGCTATGTGGCAACACGCGGCTGGCTGGAAACTTCCGAGGTGAAGGCGGAGCAGCTTGCCGTTGAGCTTGCGGCGCAAGGCGCTTCGACGTTTATTTTCACCGACATTTCGCGGGACGGCATGATGAAAGGCCCGAACACGGAAGCGATCGTGGAGCTGGCGCGCGTCTCGCGCAGCAACGTCATTGCATCGGGCGGCGTATCGGTGATGGACGATCTCGTGAAGCTGGCGCAGCACCGCGCGGACGGCGTAGCCGGCGCGATTGTCGGCAAAGCGCTGTACACGGGCAGCATCAACCTGGCGGACGCGATCCAGCGTCTGGCGTAG
- the hisF gene encoding imidazole glycerol phosphate synthase subunit HisF: MLAKRIIPCLDVKDGRVVKGVNFVNLRDAGDPVELAATYDREGADELVFLDISASHEGRSTMVEVVKRTAGEITIPFTVGGGISHVDDMKRLLRAGADKIAINTSAVKNPGLIQEGARKFGSQCIVVAVDAKWNEEWQEWEVYTHGGRQTTGMKVLEWVREAERLGAGEILLTSMDADGTKDGFDVKLTRAVSDSVGIPVIASGGAGQISHFYDVFEEAHADAALAATIFHYKEMTIAEVKDDLRSKGVEIR, from the coding sequence ATGCTGGCAAAACGTATTATTCCTTGCCTCGACGTAAAGGACGGCAGAGTCGTCAAAGGGGTTAACTTCGTTAACCTCCGGGATGCCGGGGATCCGGTTGAGCTTGCTGCAACTTACGACCGGGAAGGCGCCGACGAGCTTGTCTTTTTGGACATTTCGGCTTCGCATGAAGGGCGTTCCACGATGGTGGAGGTCGTGAAGCGTACGGCAGGCGAGATTACGATTCCGTTTACGGTAGGCGGAGGCATCTCGCATGTAGATGATATGAAGCGGCTGCTGCGGGCGGGCGCGGACAAAATCGCGATCAATACATCCGCGGTCAAAAATCCGGGCCTGATTCAAGAGGGAGCGCGCAAATTTGGCTCGCAATGCATTGTGGTTGCGGTTGACGCCAAATGGAACGAAGAGTGGCAGGAGTGGGAAGTGTACACGCACGGCGGCCGCCAGACGACGGGCATGAAGGTTCTGGAGTGGGTACGCGAAGCGGAGCGCCTGGGCGCGGGCGAAATTTTGCTGACGAGCATGGATGCGGACGGCACGAAGGACGGCTTTGACGTGAAGCTGACACGTGCCGTTTCGGATTCGGTTGGCATACCGGTTATCGCATCGGGCGGAGCGGGGCAGATTTCTCATTTCTACGACGTGTTTGAGGAAGCGCATGCGGATGCGGCGCTTGCGGCAACTATATTCCATTACAAGGAAATGACCATTGCCGAAGTGAAGGATGATTTGCGCAGCAAAGGAGTGGAAATTCGATGA